A single Anopheles maculipalpis chromosome 3RL, idAnoMacuDA_375_x, whole genome shotgun sequence DNA region contains:
- the LOC126564275 gene encoding uncharacterized protein LOC126564275, with protein sequence MIIRPTRTLAVLCVVVLCATSARAQNWLKTLVKSTNGTLDVHSFPGEQCLRQCDDTHPRICYFSWTMEHYHVMGPACRNCAKGNHTDCYHPACITADGVERGVMSLNRHIPGPAINVCHNDLIVIDVTNAMAGTAASIHWHGLHQRATPHMDGVPFITQCPIGFGNTFRYAFLATEPGTQFYHSHSGHHKVNGHYGALIVREPKAADPNGHLYHYDTPAHVIVGSDWMHIDGEMFMPGLPSAGGIMPINLLINGRGTYYDREKNETTDVPLEVYTVRRGARFRFRFINAASHVCPLQLQIEDHFIEIIASDSFHLQPRKVDTLVTTSGERYDFVLDANGPKDTYWVRLRALGPCADLQLEQFAVLRYTGGPVESYAFPANKPPTYDVQFPNVATANHPNATCGRTEFNDYCITDFQAYDTDEDVINGTPDHQLTFGFSNYLVNFHHMFETHPYEHFMNIHGSVMLQGGINNLTLAYPPFPLLTQPDEIDESMFCDEHHRPERCSDRQLCSCIHRVKIELGDLVELYILDLTPTVNDLNHPFHLHGYQMFVMELGQDRRVPITFEIAQQIARQRLVQRNTVPLPPRKDTVSIPSRGYARVRFRANNPGFWLMHCHYEWHTAVGMALVLQVGETNDMVKPPADFPKCNSYTPAVDDLLQEGL encoded by the exons ATGATCATTCGCCCTACGCGGACACTCGCCGTGCTttgtgtggtggtgttgtgcGCTACAAGTGCGCGTGCTCAGAATTGGCTAAAAACGCTGGTGAAATCGACGAACGGCACGCTTGATGTGCACTCTTTTCCGGGCGAGCAGTGTTTACGCCAGTGCGATGACACGCATCCCCGGATTTGCTACTTTTCCTGGACGATGGAACACTACCACGTGATGGGACC TGCTTGTCGTAATTGTGCAAAGGGCAACCATACCGACTGTTACCATCCTGCCTGCATAACGGCAGATGGCGTCGAACGTGGTGTCATGAGCCTGAACCGTCACATCCCTGGACCAGCGATCAACGTTTGCCACAACGATCTGATCGTGATCGATGTAACGAATGCGATGGCCGGTACAGCGGCTTCGATCCACTGGCACGGTCTTCATCAGCGTGCCACACCACACATGGATGGTGTTCCCTTCATTACCCAGTGCCCGATCGGGTTTGGAAATACGTTCCGCTACGCTTTCCTCGCAACGGAACCTGGCACACAGTTTTACCACTCGCACTCGGGACATCACAAGGTGAACGGACACTATGGAGCACTGATTGTGCGTGAGCCTAAAGCAGCGGATCCGAATGGACATCTGTACCACTACGACACACCGGCCCATGTGATTGTGGGTTCGGATTGGATGCATATCGATGGGGAGATGTTTATGCCGGGGCTACCGTCCGCTGGTGGAATCATGCCCATCAATCTGCTCATCAATGGTCGCGGAACGTACTACGATCGCGAAAAGAACGAAACCACGGACGTGCCGTTGGAGGTGTATACTGTTCGGCGTGGAGCACGCTTTCGTTTCCGGTTTATCAATGCCGCTAGTCACGTGTGTCCACTGCAGCTACAGATCGAGGATCACTTCATCGAGATAATTGCTAGCGATTCCTTCCATCTGCAACCGCGGAAAGTAGATACGCTGGTCACTACGTCCGGTGAACGGTACGATTTCGTGCTGGATGCCAACGGACCCAAAG ACACATATTGGGTACGATTGCGAGCTCTAGGGCCTTGTGCTGATCTGCAGCTGGAGCAATTCGCCGTATTGCGATACACCGGTGGTCCTGTAGAAAGCTATGCTTTCCCTGCCAACAAACCGCCTACATATGACGTTCAGTTCCCTAACGTTGCCACCGCCAATCATCCGAATGCAACGTGCGGACGCACTGAGTTTAATGATTACTGTATAACCGACTTCCAAGCGTACGATACAGACGAAGATGTCATCAATGGAACGCCTGATCATCAGCTTACGTTCGGTTTTTCTAACTATCTTGTCAACTTCCACCACATGTTTGAGACGCATCCATATGAGCATTTTATGA ACATCCACGGTTCGGTAATGCTACAAGGTGGCATCAACAACCTCACCCTCGCATATCCACCATTCCCACTGCTCACACAACCCGACGAGATCGATGAAAGCATGTTCTGTGACGAGCACCACCGTCCGGAACGGTGTTCCGATCGACAGCTGTGCAGTTGCATACATCGAGTCAAGATCGAGCTGGGTGATCTCGTGGAACTGTACATTCTCGATCTCACACCCACCGTTAACGATCTTAACCACCCATTCCACCTGCACGGCTACCAAATGTTCGTGATGGAGCTGGGCCAAGATCGACGGGTGCCGATCACGTTCGAGATCGCACAACAAATTGCACGGCAGCGCTTGGTGCAGCGAAATACGGTCCCACTTCCACCGCGCAAGGACACGGTCTCGATACCGAGCCGTGGATACGCCCGTGTACGGTTCCGTGCGAACAATCCTGGCTTTTGGCTGATGCACTGCCATTACGAGTGGCATACGGCCGTGGGCATGGCGTTGGTACTGCAGGTAGGCGAAACGAACGATATGGTCAAGCCACCGGCAGATTTCCCGAAGTGTAACAGTTACACACCCGCGGTGGATGATCTTCTGCAGGAAGGACTATGA
- the LOC126565484 gene encoding 6-pyruvoyl tetrahydrobiopterin synthase, whose protein sequence is MSSRPQVYLTRKECFSACHRLHSPFLSEEANREVYGKCNNPNGHGHNYTVEVTVRGPVDAKTGMVMNITDLKEYMEQAIMKKLDHLNLDKDVPYFKNLASTTENVAIFIWDSLKLIMSKPELLYEIKIYETDKNSVIYRGEKHSAGHHHHHQEAVKQSRVTNSSENSSNLSSDSDG, encoded by the exons ATGTCATCCCGACCACAAGTTTATTTGACCCGAAAGGAATGTTTCAGTGCGTGTCACCGGTTGCATAG TCCCTTTCTAAGCGAGGAAGCGAACCGAGAGGTTTACGGCAAATGTAACAATCCAAACGGGCACGGACATAACTATACCG TGGAGGTCACGGTACGTGGCCCGGTTGATGCTAAAACGGGCATGGTGATGAACATAACCGATCTAAAGGAGTACATGGAGCAAGCAATAATGAAAAAGTTGGATCATCTTAATCTCGATAAAGACGTGCCATACTTTAAGAATCTCGCTAGCACTACTGAAAACGTGGCCATCTTCATATGGGACAGTTTAAAGCTAATCATGAGCAAGCCGGAGCTACTGTACGAAATTAAGATATACGAGACGGACAAAAATTCGGTCATCTATCGTGGGGAGAAACATTCTGCtgggcatcatcatcatcatcaggagGCGGTAAAACAGTCGCGAGTTACAAACTCATCCGAAAACTCGTCGAATCTTTCGTCCGACTCGGACGGTTAG